In Dyella terrae, one DNA window encodes the following:
- a CDS encoding sialidase family protein — MRRSFAALFATLTTLSVAAHDGMNMPMPKGPELGASAAIDGQGRLWIVDAQEGHVRLRHSDDFGRTLSDPVPVNTKAEPIYAEGENRPKIAFGKHHEIYVSWSQPRAKPWTGFVRFARSTDQGAHFSEPMTVHRDRAEITHRFDAMAVDAKGRIVMAWIDKRDVEAATAADKPYLGAAIYTSVSSNDGQSFAPEQKLIDQSCECCRIAMARTPDGNIGAFFRSIYGDNIRDHAYAELGGDGKNATPQRATFSDWHIAGCPHHGPGLAIGEDGVRHAVWYDAKEQPTIWYGQLQPGKAPAHALPLAHAGAAHADVAVSGKRVWIVWNQVSADGFALMLRTSRDGGLTFDDARQIANTTQAAASPQLLLWKDRAFVAWNTQPGFRLIPTETL; from the coding sequence ATGCGCCGATCATTCGCTGCTCTTTTTGCCACATTGACCACGCTGAGCGTGGCGGCCCACGACGGCATGAACATGCCCATGCCCAAGGGCCCCGAACTGGGTGCCAGTGCGGCCATCGATGGCCAGGGGCGCCTGTGGATCGTCGATGCGCAGGAGGGTCATGTGCGACTGAGGCATTCGGATGACTTCGGTCGAACACTCAGCGATCCCGTCCCCGTAAACACCAAAGCCGAGCCGATCTATGCCGAAGGCGAGAATCGCCCGAAGATCGCCTTCGGCAAGCACCATGAGATCTACGTCAGCTGGTCGCAGCCGCGCGCCAAGCCCTGGACGGGATTTGTGCGCTTCGCCCGCTCTACCGATCAGGGCGCGCACTTCTCCGAGCCCATGACCGTGCATCGGGACCGCGCGGAAATCACCCATCGCTTCGATGCCATGGCCGTGGATGCCAAGGGGCGCATCGTGATGGCATGGATCGACAAGCGCGATGTCGAGGCGGCCACAGCGGCGGACAAGCCCTATCTCGGCGCAGCCATCTATACCAGCGTTTCCTCCAATGACGGCCAATCGTTTGCCCCGGAACAGAAGCTCATCGACCAGAGCTGCGAATGCTGCCGCATCGCGATGGCACGGACGCCCGATGGAAACATCGGCGCGTTTTTCCGCAGCATCTATGGCGACAATATTCGCGACCATGCCTATGCCGAACTGGGTGGTGACGGCAAGAACGCCACGCCGCAGCGCGCGACGTTCAGTGACTGGCATATCGCCGGCTGTCCGCATCACGGCCCGGGCCTGGCGATTGGCGAAGATGGCGTTCGCCATGCCGTGTGGTACGACGCCAAGGAGCAGCCGACCATCTGGTACGGACAGCTGCAGCCCGGCAAGGCACCTGCCCACGCCCTGCCACTCGCGCATGCCGGCGCCGCGCATGCGGATGTCGCGGTGAGTGGCAAGCGGGTCTGGATCGTATGGAACCAGGTCAGCGCCGACGGTTTCGCGCTGATGCTGCGCACCTCTCGCGATGGCGGACTGACCTTTGACGATGCGCGACAGATAGCGAACACGACACAGGCCGCGGCATCCCCCCAGTTGCTGCTGTGGAAGGATCGCGCCTTCGTCGCCTGGAACACGCAACCAGGCTTCCGGCTGATTCCCACGGAGACCCTGTGA
- a CDS encoding isoaspartyl peptidase/L-asparaginase family protein, producing MKLRYLFVALAAMGVASMSHAAAPVLAIHGGAGVIKRDMSPAREKAARAALTLALQNGYAQLKAGKSAVDAVAAAITVLEDDPNFNAGRGAVFTHDGKNELDAAIMDGYSLKAGAIAGVHRVKNPIVLARAVMDRSNHVMLMGEGAEAFAKEVGGIDMVDPSYFRTEERWQQLQKALKEDAEKKPHADVETAKHFGTVGAVALDSQGRLAAGTSTGGMTDKRWGRVGDSPIIGAGTYANSGCAVSGTGWGEFYIRTVAAHEICMRVTQMRVPLKRAAAEVINQEIPSMGGNGGAIALDANGTVSMPFNTDGMFRGWIGADGVPHVAIYGDEDDGTADPLPTPDAGT from the coding sequence GTGAAGTTGCGTTACCTGTTTGTTGCCCTGGCCGCGATGGGGGTCGCCAGCATGAGTCATGCCGCCGCTCCTGTCCTCGCCATCCATGGTGGGGCCGGTGTCATCAAACGGGACATGAGTCCCGCGCGCGAAAAGGCGGCGCGTGCTGCGCTGACCCTCGCGCTGCAAAACGGTTACGCCCAGCTGAAGGCGGGCAAGTCCGCCGTCGATGCGGTTGCCGCGGCCATTACCGTGCTGGAGGATGATCCCAACTTCAACGCCGGTCGCGGTGCAGTCTTCACGCACGACGGCAAGAACGAACTCGACGCCGCCATCATGGATGGCTATTCACTCAAGGCTGGTGCCATTGCCGGCGTGCATCGCGTGAAGAATCCCATCGTGTTGGCCCGTGCCGTGATGGACCGCAGCAACCATGTCATGCTGATGGGCGAGGGCGCCGAAGCCTTCGCCAAGGAGGTCGGCGGCATCGACATGGTCGATCCCTCCTATTTCCGCACCGAAGAACGCTGGCAGCAGCTGCAGAAGGCGTTGAAGGAAGACGCCGAGAAGAAGCCGCATGCGGATGTCGAGACGGCCAAGCATTTCGGAACCGTGGGTGCCGTGGCGCTCGACTCGCAGGGGCGTCTCGCCGCCGGTACGTCGACGGGCGGCATGACCGACAAGCGTTGGGGTCGCGTCGGCGATTCGCCCATCATCGGCGCTGGCACTTACGCCAACAGTGGATGTGCCGTCTCCGGCACCGGCTGGGGCGAGTTCTATATCCGTACGGTGGCCGCGCATGAAATCTGCATGCGCGTGACGCAGATGCGCGTTCCCCTGAAGCGCGCCGCAGCCGAAGTCATCAATCAGGAAATTCCGTCCATGGGCGGCAACGGCGGCGCGATCGCACTGGATGCGAACGGTACCGTGTCGATGCCGTTCAATACCGACGGCATGTTCCGCGGATGGATCGGTGCCGACGGTGTGCCGCATGTGGCGATTTATGGCGACGAAGATGACGGCACCGCCGATCCGCTGCCGACACCGGATGCGGGGACCTGA
- a CDS encoding TonB-dependent receptor — translation MKLSSHPRSLALALAACMAGTAAHADDTPPQQASTTLEAVHVHASDTHVTETPAVQVRVKREDLLKHNITDSSDALKYAPNMQVRKRYIGDPNAVISGRNAGTLQSARSLVYADGLLLSNLMTNGWDGAPRWGMVAPEEIGAVDVLYGPYSALYPGNSMGTTVLIHTRLPQKLVASASAQFMSQDFSDNYGSSGRYNGRNIAATLGNKQGRWSWLLSVNKLDNNGQPMQYATAKAGGTANAAVPVSGATLDRNPNGSPRLVYGANTIEHTEQTQAKLKVGVDVTDNISALFTLGWWHNHAEDRTRSLIRDAQGNLVYTGVISAYGQTWTLPTSGLAPTQTLETHALYGLELNGKFDNGWRWTAVASDYDFIKSQTHTAGLTPPVANVGGPGSVADMGGSGWQTFDARTSGPLGESHMLYAGAHYDRYLLDSTVRNASDWRGAADGLQTSAFGGRTQTRALYLQDVWSFAPAWALTLGGRWEQWRAYGGSRSSGSTTLDYADRKQNDFSPKAALSWDFADAWQLRLASGKAVRYPTVNELFQGSISANAIVNNNPNLKPESDWSNDLTLTRHVSNGYWRVSLFQDRIANSLYSQTDITVTPTVTNIQNVDKVRMRGIEGELVLRDVWIDGLDLQASAAFNNAKTLNDRQYPLANGKWFPRIPKVRATLVTDYRFAPDWNASLAVRHSGRQYGTLDNSDYVNTYGAVSAFTVADAKVRWNFAHQWTASVGVDNLTNEHYWVYHPYAGRTWFGEVRWDY, via the coding sequence TTGAAGCTTTCGTCCCATCCCCGTTCGCTGGCCCTGGCGCTCGCCGCATGCATGGCCGGCACCGCCGCGCACGCCGACGACACGCCTCCGCAACAGGCTTCCACGACGCTGGAAGCGGTGCACGTCCACGCCAGTGACACGCATGTCACCGAAACACCGGCGGTGCAGGTTCGCGTGAAGCGCGAAGACCTCCTCAAGCACAACATCACCGACAGTTCGGACGCGCTCAAGTACGCGCCGAACATGCAGGTGCGCAAGCGTTACATCGGGGATCCCAATGCTGTCATCAGCGGCCGCAATGCCGGCACGCTGCAAAGCGCGCGCAGCCTTGTCTATGCCGACGGGCTCCTGCTCTCGAACCTGATGACCAACGGCTGGGATGGCGCACCGCGCTGGGGCATGGTGGCGCCTGAGGAAATCGGTGCCGTGGATGTGCTTTATGGTCCGTATTCCGCGCTTTATCCGGGCAATTCGATGGGCACCACCGTGCTCATCCACACGCGCTTGCCACAAAAGCTCGTTGCGAGCGCCAGCGCGCAGTTCATGAGCCAGGACTTCAGCGACAACTACGGCAGCAGCGGCCGTTACAACGGCCGCAACATCGCCGCCACTCTGGGCAACAAGCAGGGGCGCTGGAGCTGGCTGCTCTCGGTCAACAAACTCGACAACAACGGCCAGCCGATGCAGTACGCGACGGCCAAGGCCGGTGGTACCGCGAATGCGGCCGTACCGGTATCCGGTGCAACGCTCGATCGCAATCCCAATGGCTCGCCTCGCCTCGTGTACGGTGCGAACACCATCGAGCACACGGAGCAGACGCAGGCCAAGCTGAAAGTCGGTGTCGATGTCACCGACAATATCTCTGCCCTGTTCACGCTGGGCTGGTGGCACAACCACGCGGAAGACCGCACGCGCAGCCTGATTCGCGATGCGCAAGGCAACCTCGTCTACACCGGTGTGATCAGCGCCTACGGCCAGACATGGACGCTGCCGACGAGCGGACTGGCGCCTACGCAAACGCTCGAAACCCACGCGCTCTACGGCCTCGAGCTCAACGGGAAGTTCGACAACGGCTGGCGCTGGACGGCGGTCGCCAGCGACTACGACTTCATCAAGTCGCAAACGCATACGGCCGGCCTTACGCCACCCGTCGCCAACGTCGGCGGCCCGGGCAGCGTAGCGGATATGGGTGGCTCGGGCTGGCAGACGTTCGACGCACGCACCTCCGGTCCACTGGGTGAATCGCACATGCTGTACGCCGGTGCGCACTACGACCGTTACCTGCTCGACTCCACCGTGCGCAATGCCAGCGACTGGCGCGGCGCTGCCGATGGGTTGCAGACGAGTGCGTTCGGCGGCCGCACGCAGACGCGCGCGCTCTATCTGCAGGACGTGTGGAGTTTTGCGCCAGCGTGGGCGCTGACGCTGGGCGGCCGCTGGGAACAATGGCGCGCTTACGGTGGCTCGCGCAGCAGCGGAAGCACGACGCTCGATTACGCCGATCGCAAGCAGAACGACTTCTCGCCCAAGGCGGCCCTGAGCTGGGACTTCGCCGATGCGTGGCAGCTGCGCCTGGCCAGCGGCAAGGCCGTGCGCTACCCGACGGTCAACGAGCTGTTCCAGGGCAGCATCTCGGCCAACGCCATCGTCAACAACAACCCGAACCTCAAGCCCGAATCGGACTGGTCGAACGACCTCACGCTGACGCGCCACGTGAGCAACGGCTATTGGCGCGTATCGCTGTTCCAGGATCGCATCGCCAACTCGCTGTACTCGCAGACCGACATCACCGTCACGCCGACCGTCACCAACATCCAGAACGTGGACAAGGTGCGCATGCGTGGTATCGAGGGCGAACTGGTCCTGCGCGATGTCTGGATTGATGGCCTGGACCTGCAGGCCAGCGCGGCCTTCAACAATGCCAAGACGCTCAACGATCGCCAGTACCCGCTCGCCAACGGCAAGTGGTTCCCGCGCATCCCCAAGGTGCGCGCCACCCTGGTCACGGACTACCGCTTCGCCCCCGACTGGAATGCCTCCCTGGCGGTGCGTCATTCCGGCCGACAGTACGGCACGCTGGACAACAGCGATTACGTCAATACCTACGGTGCCGTCAGCGCATTCACGGTCGCCGATGCCAAGGTGCGCTGGAACTTCGCGCACCAATGGACGGCCTCCGTGGGCGTGGACAACCTCACCAACGAGCACTATTGGGTTTACCATCCGTACGCCGGCCGCACCTGGTTCGGCGAAGTGCGCTGGGACTACTGA